A section of the Geoalkalibacter ferrihydriticus DSM 17813 genome encodes:
- a CDS encoding DUF2905 domain-containing protein, whose translation MHPGKTLIALGVILILAGLLLTWGGKIPFIGRLPGDIRIAKENFSIYFPLGTCILISVLVSLALYFFRR comes from the coding sequence ATGCATCCGGGCAAGACTCTCATTGCACTCGGCGTCATACTGATCCTGGCCGGCCTGCTCCTTACCTGGGGCGGGAAAATTCCGTTTATCGGGCGGCTTCCCGGCGATATTCGTATCGCCAAGGAGAACTTCAGTATTTACTTCCCTCTCGGGACCTGTATTCTGATATCAGTCCTGGTGTCTCTGGCGCTGTATTTTTTTCGCCGCTGA
- a CDS encoding epoxyqueuosine reductase QueH yields MNILLHICCANCAIYPLEVLRNQDFKVRGYFFNHNIHPYQEYQRRLEAVRGFADLRELEIDYRDEYRLEEFLAKVAADPQGRCNYCYLSRLEDAARAAAERGFEAFTTSLLYSRYQQHERIRELGEELAQRYGLRFHYDDFRSGWQQGIQASKAMGLYRQQYCGCIYSEKDRYHPRERS; encoded by the coding sequence ATGAATATTCTGCTGCATATCTGCTGCGCCAATTGCGCCATTTATCCCCTGGAGGTTCTGCGCAACCAGGACTTTAAGGTACGTGGCTATTTTTTCAATCACAATATCCATCCCTACCAGGAATATCAGCGACGCCTGGAAGCGGTACGCGGATTTGCCGATCTGCGCGAACTGGAGATTGACTACCGCGATGAGTATCGCCTTGAGGAATTTCTCGCAAAAGTCGCCGCAGACCCGCAGGGGCGCTGCAACTACTGCTATCTCTCACGGCTGGAAGATGCCGCCCGTGCCGCAGCGGAAAGGGGTTTTGAGGCTTTTACCACCAGCCTTCTCTATTCGCGCTATCAGCAGCACGAGCGCATCCGCGAACTTGGGGAAGAACTCGCCCAACGCTATGGGCTGAGGTTCCACTACGACGACTTCCGCAGCGGTTGGCAGCAGGGCATCCAGGCCTCCAAAGCCATGGGGCTCTATCGCCAACAGTACTGCGGCTGTATATATTCTGAAAAAGACCGCTATCATCCGCGCGAACGATCCTGA
- a CDS encoding patatin-like phospholipase family protein: MRSKNPQSPRIGLALGSGAARGLAHIGVLKVLEREGIGIDCIAGTSIGAFIGALYAAGVPVAQMEETAVGIDWKKLARLMDPVLPTVGLLDGQRVLTFMAELLPATTFEQLRLPLAVTATDVESGEPLVIRRGNLLDALRAAISFPGIFPAARFGQRFLIDGGLCHPVPIAAAHALGADKVIAVCAIPLVEKPLREDYLPARRKDDQPPSSWFFSFTPHRIESLFREFWQKKNSSDADASPSRRRRRTPPSLLKVCAQSIAIMENQINDLRLEQNTFDLLIRPDFGDITLLEFHRAREAIAAGERAAVAVLPELRRITTKTLHRP; the protein is encoded by the coding sequence ATGCGCAGTAAGAACCCTCAATCTCCCAGAATCGGCCTTGCCCTGGGAAGCGGTGCCGCCCGCGGCTTGGCGCATATCGGCGTACTCAAGGTACTGGAACGGGAAGGCATCGGCATCGATTGCATCGCCGGCACCTCCATCGGAGCATTCATCGGCGCCCTTTATGCCGCCGGAGTCCCCGTGGCGCAGATGGAAGAAACAGCCGTGGGCATCGATTGGAAGAAGCTCGCCCGACTGATGGACCCGGTACTGCCCACTGTCGGGCTGCTTGACGGACAGCGGGTGTTGACCTTCATGGCCGAATTGCTTCCCGCAACGACCTTCGAACAGTTGCGCCTGCCCCTGGCGGTCACCGCGACGGACGTGGAAAGCGGTGAACCCCTGGTCATTCGCCGCGGGAATCTTCTCGATGCGCTACGTGCAGCCATCTCCTTTCCCGGCATCTTCCCCGCAGCGCGCTTCGGCCAGAGGTTTCTCATTGATGGCGGGCTCTGTCACCCGGTTCCCATTGCCGCGGCACATGCCCTGGGAGCGGATAAAGTGATCGCCGTGTGCGCCATTCCGCTGGTAGAAAAACCGCTGCGCGAAGACTATTTGCCGGCACGCCGCAAAGATGACCAGCCGCCGTCCAGCTGGTTTTTTTCTTTCACTCCACACCGCATCGAATCGCTATTTCGCGAGTTCTGGCAGAAAAAAAACAGTTCAGACGCAGACGCCTCGCCAAGTCGTCGCCGGCGACGCACACCACCTAGCCTGCTGAAAGTATGCGCGCAGAGTATTGCAATCATGGAAAACCAGATCAACGATTTGCGATTGGAGCAAAACACTTTTGACCTGCTGATCCGCCCCGATTTTGGCGATATCACTCTGCTTGAATTTCACCGCGCCCGCGAGGCCATTGCCGCTGGGGAACGCGCGGCGGTTGCCGTGCTGCCAGAGTTGCGCCGGATTACAACAAAGACATTGCACAGACCTTAA
- a CDS encoding phasin family protein, protein MFELLEKIMLTGMGAASMTQKKAEELLGEMKERFNVSEEEGKAFLEKMRKNAEDTQKKLEEMAQEEIRLAAQRVGVVTLEEFEKLQKKVQQMDKHLKELDKQVKELQK, encoded by the coding sequence ATGTTTGAGCTGCTGGAGAAAATAATGTTGACCGGTATGGGCGCCGCGAGCATGACGCAGAAAAAAGCCGAAGAACTGCTCGGCGAGATGAAGGAACGCTTCAATGTTTCAGAGGAAGAAGGCAAGGCGTTTCTGGAAAAAATGCGCAAAAACGCCGAGGACACCCAGAAAAAACTTGAGGAGATGGCCCAGGAAGAAATTCGTCTGGCCGCGCAGCGCGTTGGCGTCGTGACCTTGGAAGAGTTTGAGAAACTCCAGAAAAAAGTGCAGCAGATGGACAAGCACCTCAAGGAGCTTGACAAGCAGGTAAAGGAGTTGCAGAAGTAA
- a CDS encoding ABC1 kinase family protein, protein MLTFTRINRNIRSIKRYRNILGILIKYGFGHVVEQLNIDYYLELGRRIVTLGTAPKNIDRLSQAERLRLAMEELGPTFVKLGQILSTRPDVIPREYIEELSKLQDNVPPVPVAELQAQIQKELGQPVEDLFAYFDPEPIAAASIAQVHRARLISGEEVVVKARRPGIAKTIEIDLDIMAGLAYLVENHLPGGDLYDPSGLVKEFRRTIHREMDFTREGHTIDRFAANFEGDETVYFPTVFWEVTGDTVLTMEYIEGFKVSDLDLLRSGGYDLKTIAHRGADFFLTQVLVHGMFHGDPHPGNFFILEENVICLLDYGMVGRVDDDLKQHLIDLLLGILNRDVDRILTLMLFSGDITEETDRKGLKRDLYEFIDDYYEMPLGDLNVGRLLMEFVDLMNAYRIKFPADLMLLAKALVTVEGLGRQLDPEFNMIEHLQPFIKKMVHQRLSPGNISRGMYSLVESYTSLVRNLPRDLKEFINRVNRNKFKIDLEHRGLEKLISEFDKSSNRLSFSLIIGALIVGSSLIIQSDKGPQLFDFPVLGLLGYSIAGVLGLWLAIAILRSGRL, encoded by the coding sequence ATGCTGACTTTTACACGGATCAACCGCAACATTCGTTCGATCAAAAGGTACCGCAACATTCTGGGTATCCTGATCAAGTACGGCTTTGGCCATGTGGTCGAACAGCTTAATATTGATTATTACCTTGAGCTCGGCCGGCGCATCGTCACCCTCGGCACGGCGCCTAAAAATATCGACAGGTTGAGTCAAGCCGAACGCCTGCGTCTGGCCATGGAGGAGTTGGGCCCAACCTTCGTCAAGCTCGGACAAATCCTCTCCACGCGCCCCGACGTCATTCCCCGCGAATACATTGAGGAGCTGAGCAAACTGCAGGACAATGTGCCGCCGGTGCCCGTGGCTGAGTTGCAAGCGCAGATTCAGAAGGAACTCGGCCAGCCGGTAGAAGACCTTTTCGCTTACTTCGACCCTGAGCCCATTGCCGCCGCTTCCATTGCGCAAGTTCATCGGGCGCGCCTCATCAGCGGCGAGGAGGTGGTCGTCAAGGCCCGTCGACCCGGTATCGCCAAGACCATCGAGATAGATCTCGATATTATGGCCGGCTTGGCCTACCTGGTTGAAAACCATCTTCCCGGCGGCGATCTTTACGATCCAAGCGGCCTGGTCAAGGAGTTTCGGCGCACTATTCACCGCGAAATGGACTTTACTCGAGAAGGGCATACCATTGATCGTTTTGCCGCCAACTTCGAGGGAGATGAAACCGTTTATTTTCCAACTGTGTTCTGGGAGGTTACCGGCGACACGGTCCTGACCATGGAATACATAGAGGGGTTCAAGGTATCAGATCTCGATCTGCTGCGCAGTGGTGGCTATGACCTCAAGACCATCGCCCACCGCGGCGCCGATTTTTTTCTAACCCAGGTTCTGGTCCACGGAATGTTCCATGGCGACCCTCACCCCGGCAATTTCTTCATTCTCGAAGAAAATGTCATTTGCCTGCTCGACTACGGTATGGTGGGCCGCGTTGATGATGATCTGAAGCAGCACCTGATTGATCTTTTGCTCGGCATTCTCAACCGCGACGTTGATCGCATTCTCACGCTGATGCTCTTTTCGGGCGACATTACAGAAGAGACCGATCGCAAGGGACTCAAACGCGATCTTTACGAATTCATTGATGATTATTATGAAATGCCTTTGGGGGATCTCAATGTCGGCCGCCTTCTCATGGAATTCGTTGATCTGATGAACGCCTATCGCATTAAATTTCCTGCTGACCTAATGCTGCTGGCGAAGGCTCTGGTGACGGTCGAAGGCCTCGGCCGACAACTTGATCCTGAATTCAATATGATTGAACATCTCCAACCATTTATCAAAAAAATGGTTCATCAGCGGCTGTCCCCCGGAAATATTTCCCGCGGCATGTACTCCCTCGTCGAATCCTATACTTCACTGGTCAGGAATTTGCCCCGTGACCTCAAGGAATTCATCAATCGGGTCAATCGCAACAAATTCAAGATCGACCTGGAACACCGCGGCCTGGAGAAACTTATTTCAGAGTTTGACAAGTCAAGTAACCGCTTGTCCTTTTCCTTGATCATCGGTGCACTGATTGTCGGCAGCTCCCTCATCATACAGAGCGACAAGGGCCCTCAACTTTTCGATTTTCCAGTTCTTGGCCTACTCGGATACAGCATCGCCGGCGTGCTCGGCCTGTGGTTGGCAATCGCCATCCTACGCTCCGGCAGACTTTAA